In Kitasatospora viridis, one DNA window encodes the following:
- a CDS encoding type I polyketide synthase — MRPNSPPDDLIIGVTPHQEPDAALAEAVCRAGALGVLDLGAGDRRAREELDRLRERVPGRFGVRLGPGCALSPGELRRADGTGPHTVLLAPDAAPAPGTPDWDPAPFTGLRLLVEVTGLEQALAAVHAGADGLIARGSESGGRVGELSTFVLLQLLLASPGIEVPVWAAGGIGPHTAAAAVVGGAAGVVLDSQLALLAESAVPEQVAAVLRSMDGSETAVVDGRRVLRRGGGSALPIELTIGQDGFLAARLAERWGTAGRTVHALQDTLRDAVRQAASSAGAPLSAALGTRLPLAQGPMTRVSDQPRFAAAVAEAGALPFVALALADGAQTRDLLARTAAALGELPWGVGVLGFAAEEVRSAQLAEVLAARPSHAVIAGGRPAQARVLEEAGIRTFLHVPSPGLLRQFLADGARRFVFEGSECGGHVGPLHSFPLWEAQLGVLADLLDEQRGEPPTIEVLFAGGVHDERSAAMVAALAAPLAGRGVAAGLLMGTAYLVTEEAVALGAVQPRFQRQVLAASATELLHSAPGHATRCVPSPFTEEFRQTSERLRSEGRPDREVWEQLERLNVGRLRIASKGLDRVAGELTPVDEEGQLARGMFMAGQVAVLRSATTTIPELHAAVTGGAGAFLARRAAELTDRLGGSAAPVEQPRPLEIAVVGMAGMFPQAPDLPAFWANVLHGVDAVTEVPAERWDPALYYDPEGEPGRTPSKWGGFLPRIPFDALAYGIPPAALGSIEPVQLLALEAARRSLLDAGYDSGAGDGGRAFDRSRAGVVFGAEAGSDLSNAGVLGAVLPAYLGRVPGPLAEQLPKLTEDSFPGMLANVISGRIANRLDLGGANFTVDAACASSLAALDVACKELVAGTADLMLCGGADLHNGINDYLLFASVHALSPTGRSRPFDAAADGIALGEGVACLVLKRLADAERDGDRVYAVVQGVGSASDGRSLGLTAPRPEGQRAALERAYRGAGVAPAAVGLVEAHGTGTVVGDRTELATLTEVFTEAGAAPGSCALGSVKSQIGHTKCAAGLAGLIKASLALHTGVLPPTLHLERPNAAWEPDRSPFAFHTEARPWAASAGERVAGVSAFGFGGTNFHAVLRGYEGAVPVHGLQEWPAELFLFRGADRARALRGVSELLGLAMEPGQPWRLRDLALAASRRASAGHGPVRVAVVAGDLAQLVALLNRALAEEHAPQDGLHLDPADGAPGGELAFLFPGQGSQRPGMFAELFTAFPALQGQVRLGRRYADLLHPPAAFTPEARAAQRAALTDTRVAQPVLGLTGLAAHELLALAGVRPQLAAGHSYGELVALCAAGALAAQDLPELSAERARAILAAVGDGAGPGRDPGAMAAVRAGAEEIEKVLSGTESVGGVVVANHNAPRQAVISGPTEQVAAATELLREAGYEAKRLPVACAFHSPLVAGAGEQFGAALAERTLRATEFPVWSNRTAGVYPTDPAAIRAELAAQIGAPVRFAAQIEAMYLAGARVFVEAGPGSVLTRLVSEVLGDRPHRAVPLERRRTGLPGYLDALAELAVAGVPVHTDRLFRGRDAVPAGRAPAPRRPGWTVDGQLVRTAAGETLPGALAPARPVPEALVSTHDPRSADPQALIADFLSTSRELIAAQRDVLLTYLGEARPAVPPVRATVPQLPQPAAQLPVPERVAPQPAGPGSTGDLLATVIEVIGERTGYPADMIEPDLDLEADLSVDSIKRTEIIGQLVRRLTDQSDTVSLNDDEVEQLARARTATAIADWLTARFGQPTPATAQPHPGDLLATVIEVIGERTGYPADMIEPDLDLEADLSVDSIKRTEIIGQLVRRLTDQNDTVQLNDDEVEQLAHARTATAIADWLTIRFGQPTPATADAPQDVPAAPAGHDPVRLCFEEVPLPQAPAPADTLAGQHLHLLGDDGHGLATALATRLAALGAQVAAHPADHQLSPADGEADAVLLLDPLAADGAPVLPGAVPALQAALARAPRRLLAVSRAERDGQGERGRADGLRGLFRTLAREYPALSARLLELDRSDGPAGPEEQAQAVEAVVAELLADDHEAVVLRTATARHGLALRERGLGALGNTGAGPAGDGVAEAAALGLDREAVVLLVGGARGITAHVAAALAAASRCRLELLGRTALPDGPEDPATATARDRAALRAALARQGVPLPQVDAAASRLLAGREVAATLAELDALGSPTGYRTVDVADGVALRQAVKEVYAEHGRLDGVVFAAGVIEDKVLAEKDPASFRRVFATKADGARALLDALAELPVGPRFTVLFGSIAAALGNRGQADYAAANDALEQLGARWARRTGRRALTVHWGPWAPSALHGGMVSAELAGSYADRGVKLIDPQAGALALLRELAWGEPQSSSVVYTASGW, encoded by the coding sequence ATGAGGCCCAACTCGCCGCCGGACGACCTGATCATCGGCGTCACCCCGCACCAGGAACCGGATGCCGCGCTGGCCGAGGCCGTCTGCCGGGCCGGCGCGCTCGGCGTGCTCGACCTCGGCGCCGGCGACCGCCGGGCGCGCGAGGAGCTCGACCGGCTGCGCGAACGCGTCCCCGGCCGCTTCGGGGTCCGGCTGGGCCCCGGCTGCGCACTGTCGCCCGGCGAACTGCGCCGGGCCGACGGGACCGGACCGCACACCGTGCTGCTGGCGCCGGACGCCGCTCCCGCACCGGGCACGCCCGACTGGGACCCGGCCCCGTTCACCGGCCTGCGCCTGCTGGTCGAGGTGACCGGTCTGGAGCAGGCGCTCGCCGCGGTGCACGCCGGGGCGGACGGGCTGATCGCGCGCGGCAGCGAGAGCGGCGGACGGGTCGGCGAGCTGAGCACCTTCGTGCTGCTCCAACTGCTGCTGGCCAGCCCGGGGATCGAGGTCCCGGTCTGGGCGGCGGGCGGCATCGGTCCGCACACGGCGGCGGCCGCCGTGGTCGGCGGCGCGGCCGGGGTGGTGCTGGACAGCCAGCTGGCCCTGCTCGCCGAGTCGGCCGTGCCGGAGCAGGTCGCGGCCGTGCTGCGCTCGATGGACGGGTCCGAGACCGCGGTGGTCGACGGGCGCCGGGTGCTCCGGCGCGGCGGCGGGTCCGCCCTGCCAATCGAGCTGACGATCGGTCAGGATGGCTTCCTGGCAGCCAGGTTGGCCGAGCGGTGGGGAACCGCCGGACGGACCGTGCACGCCCTGCAGGACACCCTCCGGGACGCCGTCCGGCAGGCGGCGAGCAGCGCCGGGGCACCGCTCTCCGCCGCGCTCGGCACCCGGCTCCCGCTCGCCCAGGGCCCGATGACCAGGGTCAGCGACCAGCCGCGGTTCGCCGCCGCGGTGGCCGAGGCGGGCGCGCTGCCGTTCGTCGCACTCGCCCTCGCGGACGGCGCACAGACCCGTGACCTGCTCGCCCGCACCGCCGCCGCGCTCGGCGAACTGCCCTGGGGTGTCGGCGTGCTGGGCTTCGCCGCCGAGGAGGTGCGCAGCGCCCAGCTCGCGGAGGTGCTGGCCGCCCGGCCCAGCCACGCGGTGATCGCCGGCGGACGCCCGGCACAGGCCCGGGTGCTGGAAGAGGCCGGGATCCGCACCTTCCTGCACGTGCCCTCGCCCGGCCTGCTGCGGCAGTTCCTGGCCGACGGCGCCCGCCGGTTCGTCTTCGAGGGCTCGGAGTGCGGCGGCCACGTCGGGCCGCTGCACAGCTTCCCGCTCTGGGAGGCGCAGTTGGGAGTGCTGGCGGACTTGCTCGACGAGCAGCGCGGCGAACCGCCGACGATCGAGGTGCTGTTCGCGGGCGGCGTGCACGACGAGCGCTCGGCGGCGATGGTGGCCGCGCTCGCCGCGCCGCTGGCCGGGCGCGGCGTCGCGGCCGGCCTGCTGATGGGCACCGCGTACCTGGTCACCGAGGAGGCGGTGGCGCTCGGCGCCGTGCAACCGCGCTTCCAGCGCCAGGTGCTGGCGGCGAGCGCCACCGAACTGCTGCACTCGGCACCCGGGCACGCGACGCGCTGCGTGCCGAGCCCGTTCACCGAGGAGTTCCGGCAGACCAGCGAACGGCTGCGGTCCGAGGGACGGCCGGACCGGGAGGTCTGGGAGCAGCTGGAGCGGCTGAACGTCGGGCGGCTGCGGATCGCCAGCAAGGGCCTGGACCGGGTGGCCGGGGAGCTCACCCCGGTCGACGAGGAGGGGCAGCTGGCCCGGGGGATGTTCATGGCCGGCCAGGTCGCCGTGCTGCGCTCGGCCACCACCACCATCCCCGAGCTGCACGCCGCGGTGACCGGCGGGGCCGGGGCCTTCCTCGCCCGGCGGGCGGCCGAACTCACGGACCGGCTCGGCGGGTCCGCCGCACCGGTCGAGCAGCCCAGACCGCTGGAGATCGCGGTGGTCGGCATGGCGGGCATGTTCCCGCAGGCCCCCGACCTGCCCGCGTTCTGGGCGAACGTGCTGCACGGTGTGGACGCGGTGACCGAGGTTCCGGCGGAGCGCTGGGATCCGGCGCTCTACTACGACCCGGAGGGCGAGCCGGGCCGCACCCCGTCCAAGTGGGGCGGCTTCCTGCCCCGGATCCCGTTCGACGCGCTCGCCTACGGCATCCCGCCGGCCGCGCTCGGCAGCATCGAGCCGGTCCAGCTGCTCGCGCTGGAGGCGGCCCGGCGCTCGCTGCTGGACGCGGGGTACGACAGCGGCGCGGGTGACGGCGGCCGGGCCTTCGACCGCTCGCGGGCCGGCGTGGTGTTCGGCGCGGAGGCGGGCAGCGACCTGTCGAACGCGGGCGTGCTGGGGGCGGTGCTTCCCGCCTACCTGGGTCGGGTGCCGGGCCCGCTCGCCGAGCAGCTGCCCAAGCTCACCGAGGACTCCTTCCCCGGCATGCTGGCCAACGTGATCTCGGGGCGGATCGCCAACCGGCTGGACCTGGGCGGCGCCAACTTCACGGTGGACGCCGCGTGCGCCTCCTCGCTGGCCGCGCTCGACGTGGCGTGCAAGGAACTCGTCGCCGGCACGGCCGATCTGATGCTCTGCGGCGGCGCCGACCTGCACAACGGGATCAACGACTACCTGCTGTTCGCCTCGGTGCACGCGCTCTCCCCCACCGGCCGGTCCCGCCCGTTCGACGCCGCGGCCGACGGCATCGCGCTCGGCGAAGGCGTCGCCTGCCTGGTGCTGAAGCGGCTGGCCGACGCGGAGCGGGACGGCGACCGGGTGTACGCGGTGGTGCAGGGGGTCGGCAGCGCGAGCGACGGCCGCTCGCTCGGGCTGACCGCACCCCGGCCCGAGGGCCAGCGGGCCGCGCTCGAACGGGCCTACCGGGGCGCCGGCGTCGCACCGGCCGCCGTGGGCCTGGTGGAGGCGCACGGGACCGGCACCGTGGTCGGCGACCGCACCGAACTGGCCACCCTCACCGAGGTGTTCACCGAGGCCGGGGCGGCGCCCGGGAGTTGCGCGCTCGGGTCGGTGAAGTCCCAGATCGGGCACACCAAGTGCGCGGCCGGGCTGGCCGGGCTGATCAAGGCCTCGCTCGCGCTGCACACCGGCGTGCTGCCGCCGACCCTGCACCTGGAGCGGCCGAACGCCGCCTGGGAGCCGGACCGGAGCCCGTTCGCCTTCCACACCGAGGCCCGGCCGTGGGCCGCGTCGGCGGGCGAACGGGTCGCCGGGGTCAGCGCGTTCGGCTTCGGCGGCACCAACTTCCACGCGGTGCTGCGGGGTTACGAGGGAGCGGTGCCGGTGCACGGCCTCCAGGAGTGGCCGGCCGAGCTGTTCCTGTTCCGCGGCGCCGACCGGGCCCGGGCGCTGCGCGGCGTCAGCGAACTACTGGGGCTGGCGATGGAGCCGGGTCAGCCGTGGCGGCTGCGCGACCTCGCGCTGGCCGCCTCCCGGCGGGCTTCGGCCGGGCACGGGCCGGTGCGGGTCGCGGTGGTGGCGGGTGATCTCGCGCAGCTCGTCGCGCTGCTGAACCGGGCGCTGGCCGAGGAGCACGCGCCGCAGGACGGGCTGCACCTGGACCCGGCGGACGGCGCGCCCGGCGGTGAGCTCGCCTTCCTCTTCCCCGGCCAGGGCAGCCAGCGGCCGGGGATGTTCGCCGAGCTGTTCACCGCGTTCCCCGCGCTGCAGGGGCAGGTGCGGCTCGGGCGGCGGTACGCCGACCTGCTGCACCCGCCCGCCGCGTTCACCCCCGAGGCGCGGGCGGCCCAGCGGGCCGCGCTGACCGACACCCGGGTCGCCCAGCCGGTGCTGGGCCTGACCGGGCTCGCGGCCCACGAACTGCTCGCGCTCGCGGGCGTACGGCCGCAGCTCGCGGCGGGCCACAGCTACGGCGAGCTGGTCGCGCTCTGCGCGGCGGGGGCGCTGGCGGCGCAGGACCTGCCGGAGCTCAGCGCGGAGCGGGCCCGGGCGATCCTGGCCGCGGTAGGGGACGGTGCCGGCCCGGGGCGGGACCCCGGCGCGATGGCCGCCGTCCGGGCCGGGGCCGAGGAGATCGAGAAGGTGCTGTCGGGCACCGAATCGGTCGGCGGTGTGGTGGTGGCGAACCACAACGCGCCGCGGCAGGCGGTGATCTCGGGGCCGACCGAGCAGGTGGCGGCCGCCACCGAGCTGCTGCGGGAGGCCGGGTACGAGGCGAAGCGGCTGCCGGTGGCCTGCGCGTTCCACAGTCCGCTGGTCGCCGGCGCGGGCGAGCAGTTCGGCGCGGCGCTGGCCGAACGGACGCTGCGGGCAACGGAGTTCCCGGTCTGGTCGAACCGCACGGCGGGGGTCTATCCCACCGACCCGGCCGCGATCCGGGCGGAACTCGCGGCGCAGATCGGCGCGCCGGTGCGGTTCGCGGCACAGATCGAGGCGATGTACCTGGCTGGTGCCCGGGTGTTCGTGGAGGCCGGGCCCGGTTCGGTGCTGACCCGCCTGGTGTCCGAGGTGCTCGGCGACCGGCCACACCGGGCCGTGCCGCTGGAGCGGCGGCGCACCGGCCTGCCCGGCTACCTCGACGCGCTCGCCGAACTCGCCGTCGCCGGCGTGCCGGTGCACACCGACCGGCTGTTCCGCGGCCGCGACGCGGTGCCCGCGGGCCGCGCGCCGGCCCCCCGCCGCCCCGGCTGGACGGTGGACGGCCAGCTGGTGCGGACCGCCGCAGGAGAGACCTTGCCCGGTGCGCTGGCACCGGCCCGACCCGTACCGGAGGCCCTGGTGTCCACGCACGACCCGCGATCCGCGGACCCGCAGGCGCTGATCGCCGATTTCCTCAGCACCAGCCGGGAGTTGATCGCCGCTCAGCGGGACGTGCTGCTGACCTACCTCGGGGAGGCCCGACCTGCGGTGCCGCCGGTCCGCGCCACCGTTCCTCAGCTTCCGCAGCCCGCCGCGCAGTTGCCCGTCCCCGAGCGCGTGGCACCGCAGCCGGCCGGCCCGGGGAGCACGGGCGATCTGCTGGCCACCGTCATCGAAGTGATCGGCGAACGCACCGGCTACCCCGCCGACATGATCGAACCCGACCTCGACCTCGAAGCCGACCTCAGCGTCGACTCCATCAAACGCACCGAAATCATCGGCCAACTCGTCCGCCGACTCACCGACCAGAGCGACACCGTGTCGTTGAACGACGACGAGGTCGAACAACTCGCCCGCGCACGCACCGCCACCGCCATCGCCGACTGGCTCACCGCACGGTTCGGCCAACCGACACCGGCCACCGCCCAGCCGCACCCGGGCGACCTGTTGGCCACCGTCATCGAGGTCATCGGCGAACGCACCGGCTACCCCGCCGACATGATCGAACCCGACCTCGACCTCGAAGCCGACCTCAGCGTCGACTCCATCAAACGCACCGAAATCATCGGCCAACTCGTCCGCCGACTCACCGACCAGAACGACACCGTGCAGCTGAACGACGACGAGGTCGAACAGCTCGCCCACGCACGCACCGCCACCGCCATCGCCGACTGGCTCACCATACGGTTCGGCCAACCGACACCGGCCACCGCCGATGCTCCGCAGGACGTCCCCGCAGCGCCGGCGGGTCACGACCCGGTCCGACTCTGCTTCGAGGAGGTCCCGCTCCCCCAGGCCCCCGCGCCCGCCGACACCCTCGCCGGACAGCACCTCCACCTCCTCGGCGACGACGGCCACGGCCTCGCCACCGCGCTGGCCACCCGCCTCGCCGCGCTCGGCGCCCAGGTGGCCGCCCACCCGGCGGACCATCAGCTCTCCCCCGCCGACGGCGAAGCGGACGCGGTCCTGCTGCTCGATCCGCTCGCCGCCGACGGCGCCCCGGTGCTCCCCGGCGCCGTGCCCGCGCTCCAGGCGGCGCTGGCCCGCGCACCGCGCCGGCTCCTCGCGGTCAGCCGCGCCGAGCGCGACGGGCAGGGTGAGAGAGGACGGGCGGACGGCCTGCGCGGCCTGTTCCGCACCCTCGCCCGCGAGTACCCCGCGCTGTCGGCCCGCCTGCTCGAACTCGACCGCTCCGACGGCCCGGCCGGGCCCGAGGAGCAGGCGCAGGCCGTGGAGGCCGTCGTCGCCGAACTGCTCGCCGACGACCACGAGGCGGTGGTGCTGCGCACCGCGACCGCGCGGCACGGCCTCGCGCTGCGCGAGCGCGGCCTCGGCGCGCTCGGCAACACGGGCGCCGGCCCGGCCGGCGACGGTGTGGCCGAGGCCGCCGCGCTGGGCCTGGACCGGGAGGCCGTCGTGCTGCTGGTCGGCGGCGCTCGCGGCATCACCGCCCACGTGGCGGCCGCGCTGGCCGCCGCGAGCCGCTGCCGGCTGGAGCTGCTCGGCCGCACCGCGCTGCCGGACGGCCCCGAGGACCCCGCGACCGCCACGGCCCGCGACCGCGCCGCGCTGCGCGCCGCGCTGGCCCGCCAGGGCGTGCCGCTGCCGCAGGTGGACGCCGCCGCCTCCCGGCTGCTCGCGGGCCGCGAGGTCGCCGCGACGCTGGCCGAGCTCGACGCGCTGGGCTCGCCGACCGGCTACCGCACCGTGGACGTGGCCGACGGCGTCGCGCTGCGCCAGGCGGTCAAGGAGGTGTACGCCGAGCACGGACGGCTGGACGGCGTGGTGTTCGCCGCGGGCGTGATCGAGGACAAGGTGCTGGCCGAGAAGGACCCGGCCTCGTTCCGGCGAGTCTTCGCCACCAAGGCGGACGGCGCCCGCGCGCTGCTCGACGCGCTCGCCGAACTGCCGGTCGGGCCAAGGTTCACCGTGCTGTTCGGCAGCATCGCGGCGGCTCTCGGCAACCGCGGCCAGGCCGACTACGCGGCGGCCAACGACGCCCTGGAGCAGCTCGGCGCCCGGTGGGCCCGCCGAACGGGACGGCGGGCGCTGACCGTGCACTGGGGCCCGTGGGCACCGTCCGCCTTGCACGGCGGCATGGTCTCCGCCGAGCTCGCCGGCTCCTACGCCGACCGCGGGGTGAAGCTGATCGACCCGCAGGCGGGCGCCCTCGCCCTGCTGCGCGAACTCGCCTGGGGCGAGCCGCAGTCGAGCTCCGTGGTCTACACGGCGTCGGGCTGGTGA